The following proteins come from a genomic window of Andrena cerasifolii isolate SP2316 chromosome 6, iyAndCera1_principal, whole genome shotgun sequence:
- the LOC143370403 gene encoding UNC93-like protein MFSD11, with the protein MAIDRSFVNVIILSCGFMLVFTAFQTMGNIEKTVLQSVKTENPNFTGEAYTSLAIVYAVFATCNWLAPSYISITGPRVAIFTGACCYVFFIATFLWPQNALLYSASCVLGLGAALIWTGHGQYLTENSDSETMSRNAGIFWAIFQTSMFIGNLFVYYMFTESEINASTRKIVFSVLTGLAVAGTCVLAALRRISPRLTLGEAEGVSSADKELRIPEPAREKPLLAAWRAFLDAFSLFLTPRMLLLSLTFVYTGLVLTFYSGVYSSSIGFTTAMGKPRKSLIGLSGIFIGIGEVVGGALFGIFASKVSRICGVWSVVITGFCVHLFAFITIFLNLPNDSPFKDTDNIGYIDPSPTLAMAGSLALGFGDACFNTQVYSLLGLLFVKKSAPAFALFKFCQSVAAAVSFAYSSVVSLYIQLLVLTIAIVIGTASFCFVERATRNETNSTSSENDSTLVTQ; encoded by the exons ATGGCGATAGATAGAAGTTTTGTAAATGTGATAATATTGAGTTGCGGTTTCATGCTGGTATTTACAGCATTTCAGACGATGGGTAATATTGAG AAAACCGTGCTACAAAGCGTTAAGACGGAAAACCCAAATTTCACCGGCGAGGCGTACACTAGCTTAGCGATAGTTTATGCCGTCTTTGCCACTTGCAACTGGCTAGCCCCGTCGTACATCTCCATAACAGGGCCGAGGGTCGCTATATTTACCGGGGCTTGCTGCTACGTGTTTTTCATAGCAACGTTCCTCTGGCCGCAGAACGCCCTACTTTACAGTGCCTCGTGTGTCCTAGGTCTCGGGGCCGCTCTGATATGGACAGGACACGGGCAGTATTTGACCGAGAACAGCGATTCGGAGACGATGTCCAGGAACGCGGGTATATTCTGGGCGATTTTTCAGACCTCGATGTTTATCGGCAATCTGTTCGTCTACTACATGTTCACTGAATCTGAAATAAACGCCTCGACCAGGAAGATCGTCTTCAGCGTGCTGACCGGGCTGGCGGTAGCCGGCACGTGCGTGCTGGCCGCCCTCCGGAGGATATCCCCGAGGCTGACATTGGGCGAGGCTGAGGGCGTCTCCAGCGCCGACAAAGAACTCCGGATACCGGAACCAGCCAGGGAGAAGCCGTTGCTGGCTGCCTGGCGCGCCTTCCTGGACGCGTTCAGCCTCTTCCTCACACCGCGCATGCTCCTGCTGTCCCTGACCTTCGTGTACACCGGCCTCGTGCTGACGTTCTACTCGGGCGTGTACTCGTCGAGCATCGGCTTCACCACAGCGATGGGCAAGCCGCGAAAAAGCCTGATCGGCCTATCCGGTATCTTCATCGGTATCGGCGAGGTCGTCGGTGGCGCCCTCTTCGGTATATTCGCGTCCAAGGTGTCCCGCATCTGCGGCGTCTGGTCCGTGGTCATCACGGGATTCTGCGTACACCTGTTCGCCTTTATCACCATATTCCTCAACCTGCCCAACGACTCGCCGTTCAAGGACACCGACAACATAGGATACATCGATCCGTCGCCGACCCTGGCGATGGCCGGCAGCCTCGCTCTCGGTTTCGGCGACGCCTGCTTCAATACCCAGGTGTACTCGCTGCTCGGGCTGCTGTTCGTGAAGAAGAGCGCGCCTGCTTTCGCGCTGTTCAAGTTCTGCCAATCAGTCGCGGCCGCAGTCAGCTTCGCTTACAGCAGCGTCGTGAGCCTTTACATCCAGCTCCTTGTATTGACGATAGCAATTGTCATTGGCACCGCCTCGTTCTGCTTCGTTGAGCGCGCCACGAGGAACGAGACTAATAGCACATCGTCGGAGAACGACTCCACGCTTGTTACGCAATAA